Below is a genomic region from Salmo salar chromosome ssa11, Ssal_v3.1, whole genome shotgun sequence.
AAGTGTGTGCGatgtgtgtctatgccatcggGTTAGCTACAACTAGTTTTGAACGttttaggagtaatggttaaagagctattgaaatttgaaaaatttgatttgtcactatgttgatGGTCCCTAACTGCTGTTGTTGGACGTCAGGAAAACTACAGGCAAATATCCGtcgaatatccaacctgaaaATGTCTTTACCACGGTCAAATACCGTAAATCTAATAAGGTGAAGTATCATACAAACTCATTCATAGAATCTACCCTGTAAAGACCTTCATTATACACAGATTCAAAATAGCTattgataacaaatgtgtattttgtggttGTGACCCAGAAACTCTTGACCATTTATTTTGAGTCTGTTTTTATGTCAGAAGATTTTGGAGTTAGAAGACTTTATTTTAAAAGAAACGACTATTCATTTTAATTTGAGAGACCctgatattatgttttattttgatccaaatgatGTTGAACCTGATTTGACTTTCATTGTTAATTAGTTTATTTTTCATGCAAGATTATTTAGCCATAAAATGAAGTGGGCAGAGAACAAATCCCTCTTCACATTATTTAAGATAGaatttaaatattattttgaaattatcagtaaatgtaaaaaaaacaaaaagcaATACGGTCCATAAAACTTTTTGAcaaattaaaaatgtattttgatatgTAATACTGTTTGTTAGGTTTatgtactcttgtttgtatatttctatatttgtatttgttttgttcatCCAGCGCAGGGGTTGGTAGGACCCGGAACTGgaaggctggctggctagctaatcaGTCGGTGTCATTCAAATACACTAGCAAGTTCAATAAGGTTAGACTCTGATCAGAATACCGATGGCTTATACTCTACTAGGGCGTTTCTGCAGGGTTTTCCAATTAAATGTCCAAAGACAAGCTATTATGTTTTCGGGTGAGTACTAGCTAAAAGTGTTTAATTCATGTCCTGACTCGTACACTGAGTAATGCAGACTTCCATAAAAACAATAACGTCAGGGGGTGTGTCGCTACACCACAGTAGGAAATTAGCTAGCGAATTAACCAATAGCTAAATCCTTAACGAAAAACGTctactggctagctaactagacAGATTTTCAAACGAATGATCTTTCTACGAAATAATTGCTTCAAAAACAAAGTCGGTTAGTGTTAGCTACGTTAACATTAGTTagataactagctaacgttaactaacgCTAGCCCAGCCAAGCAAAGCCAACGAGCCCAGCTAGCGAACTACAGTAGTTGGCTAATTTGATCAAAGCATGGCTTGGCTACATCGTCTTTAGCTGCACAACCCTAAATAGATAGCTAACTAGGTAGTTACGGGAAAGTACCCTGTTAATGCAAACCTGGAGATAACTCGCCAACAGTTATTTGTCAGTATTAGCTAACTAATGAGGGTTTACTAGTTTTAAGTAATATCTACATCTGTCAGAACAGAGCATGATTGGTCAGCGGTGTCGAACAAGAAACAAATCAAAATTGGAGCCACAGACAAAACCGTTGTAAATCACCCCTGCACCACATGGCTATCATTATAATCTCATGAAATCATGTATTACATGATTGACCTAGCTAATGGGTCGGGGAAGCATGTAATGTTTCTGTTTTACAGGAGTGAGACATAAGTCTACAGTGCATTATGCTACACGCCCAGACCAGCCGAAACTGGCTTATAGAAAAGTGAAGGGGAAGAGCCCAGGGGTAGTGTTCTTGCCAGGGTTTGCCTCAAACATGGGTGGGAAGAAAGCAGAAGCCCTTGAGGAGTTCTGCCAGTCACTAGGCCACTCTTACCTAAGGTAAGTTAGCTATAGTATTTtcagtgattaaaaaaaaatggtcTTATGCATAAAATGGTCCTTCAATTAGTCTGGAAAACCAATCGTTGCAGATGTATGTGGTCTTTCCAGGTTTGACTATACAGGCTGTGGGTCTTCTGAAGGTGAAATAGTAGATGGCACTGTTGGCACTTGGAAGAGGGATGTTCTATATGTATTGGATGAGCTTGTGGAGGGGCCACAAGTAAGTAGTTCCTCTCTGTTTCTATGATGAGACGAATTCTAATCAGCCAGTGTAATCCAAAGTATTGTTAGCTGAAATAGACCTGCACAGACTCATGTATAATAGTGTATAACCATTCGGGATGGTAGTTGATGTAcaactgttagatttcagtgtgaATTGTCCACTGAGTTAATAGTAAACCTTTGGAGGATTTTAGGGTTAATATACCTCGACTTGGCCTGCAGTTGTATAATAAGCCTTTGGGTCTTCCGGCATGCGCAATTGACACTAGAGATATCAGTGCTGTCATTTAGAAGATAATGTCTAATCTAGCTAATTGTTCTGATGTTGCAGATTCTGGTTGGCACCAGTATGGGCGGCTGGCTGATGTGCCTGGCAGCTATAGCTCGTCCAGAAAGAACTGCGGCCATGGTTGGCATCTCTACAGCAGCTGACCACTTTGTAACTGTCTACAATACACTTCCTATTGAGGTGAGTCAGCATTCAGAATAAACCATCTTGAGTGTTCAATAACCTTAACAGGCTCTGTATACAGACCAATGCACATTTCCCCTAATGACATACTCTTGATTAAATGAGTCATATCAATACAGTGAAGGTGGTTCAAAGGAAAGGGACATGCGTTTAATCTTGAAATTGCAAGAACAACATTTGGATGGAATTACAATTGAAACAGCTTTACTAAGCACATTTTTAAATGGCTGCCATCTTAGATAATGACTTTACCCCCCAAATAAAATGGTATCATTTTGTTGTCATTGTAGGTGAGGAAGGAGATTGAAGAGAAGGGGCAGTGGGTGGTTCCTACCAAACACAATGAGGAGGGTTCCATCACTTTCACCACAGAGTTCCTGAAGGAGGCAGAGCAGCACTGCGTTCTGCAGAGCCCCATTCCAGTGACTTGCCCGGTGAGGCTCATCCACGGGATGAAGGACCAGGATGTGCCCTGGCACGTCTCCATGCAGCTAGCTGAGCGTGTGCTTAGCAACGACGTTGACGTCATCTTGCGCAAGCATGGCCAGCACCGCATGGCAGAAAAGGAGGACATCAAGCTCATAGTCTACACCATCGATGACCTCATAGACAAGCTGACCACGTTGGTTTGAGTGGCCAAATCAGGACAATGCTGTGGGTGACTCCTACCACCCCGACCCCAACTTTTCCGCACTCAGGCCGTTCGGTTCCCGATGCGTTACAGAATCGAAGGTGCTATTGTACCAAACACACACTGTGAAGAAAATTAACTCTTGTGTTTTCTCCCGGCTCTCTCCATGCCTTTTTATTAGGATTTGTATTTACCATTGCCATGACACTTTGTTCCCACGACTACCAAACGTATTGGGCCTGCTGTGAACAGTTCTGATTTATTCCCACAATGTGGTATGATAGTTATTCTGTTAAACCTTCAATGAGTAGGGATCACTCCTATTACAGTAGCCCATCAGGTACAGATGCATTATGTCCATTTGTGAGACATTTATTTTTTCCACTGTCAATTTTATTCAATCAAGTGTGATGTGCCTTTGTTATATTTATGCATGTGTTCTTAAAGACCAATAGGAGGCAGCAAATATCAGTACAGTATTTTAGGCACTTCACTATGCATTTGTattattatgaatccccattagctgctgcagctactcttcctgatgTCCAGCAAACtgttaaggcagttatataataTCAGTTATACTATGGCAGTTCTACTATGTAACATGTCTCCAGCAGAGgaaatggggggtggggggggtgcttGTCTGTGGAACGATCAGTTGAAAAAGGACTTTACTCAACTGTAATGTTTGATTCTAATGCTGACCTCCACGCGGTGCCCATTTTTTTTATGCTGTCTGTATTTGCTGTTTTGGTTCCATTGCTGACAGAACATATCTATGTTGATTTGTCCATGCCATTTAATTTTGCACACAAGGTCAGAACAGAATATTGACTGCATGACAACTCATGTAGAACTGAGCATTGtgttattaaaatgtattttaatgttttaGTAAACTATTATGGTGAGTGATtttagtgcagtccagaatgatACCTTTTTATGTAATTTTAACTGTCACTCTGGGTAACTTTTCAATGTTGGCCCAGTTCATGTTGGTTTTGTTGCAAGTATTGCCCATTCCAAAATGACACAgatttcaaataatgattgaacaGTTGCATAAGATGGCCTGATATGTGTGACTGGCCTAAGAAGCACAAGTAATTAGGTGAAAAGTGTTGCCGTCCGTGTAGGCAGCTCATGTTTTTAGTGTAGTCAACAGTCTGATTTAACTGGTTAAAATGCCATGTGTGGCTACTATGTCATACAGTGATGGTAAGCTGTCATTAGTGTAATGTGATCTCAGATATACTGCCTAGTACATTGTCAGCTAAAAGTGGTTAGGACTTGATGTCGTTGGTTTCCAACATGCACTACATGACcgacagtatgtggacacctggtcgttgaacatctcattccaaaatcatggacattaatatgaagttggtccctccctttgctgctacaacagcctcgaatcttttgggaaggctttccactagatgttgaaacattgctgcagggacttgcttccattcagccacaagcattagtgcggtcgggcactgatgttaagCGATTAGGCATGGCTCGCACAATCGACggtccaatttatcccaaagtgttcgatggggttgaggtcagggctctgtgcaggccagtcaagttaatacacaccgatctcgacaaaccatttctgtatggacctcactttgtgcactgtctttgtcatgctgaaacaggaaggggctttccccaaactgccagttgtgaagtgtgattcatcactccagagaacgcttttccactgctccatagtccaatggcggcgagctttacaccactccagccgacgcttggcattgcgcacgatgatcttaggcttgtgtgcggctgctcggccatggaaacccatttcacgaagctcccgaCGCACAGTTCttctgctgatgttgcttccacaggcagtttggaactcgttaatgagtgttgcaaccgaggacagatgatttttacacgcttcagcactcggcggtcccattctgtaagcttgtgtggcctacaaattcgcagctgagccattgttgctcctagacatttccacttcacaataacatcgcctgcagttgaccggggcagctctaccaGGGAAGAAATTTGAGAACTGACTTGTAAAGGTGgcttcctatgacggtgccacgttgaaagtcacagcacttcagtaaggccattctactgccaacgtttgtttatggagattgcatggctgtgtgctcgatttttatgcacctgtctgcaacggttgtggctgaaatagctgaatccacaaatttgaagtggtgtcctcatacactatatatacaaaagtatcacAACCTCTATCCGGAATGTTTCATCTTGTGAACTAAGTTTGTTTTCGACATGTTCTATATCACAGGTAAATGTTTCTAGGTGATAGTACTATGTCGCAGAATTGATGGGCTAGCTCACTGTACAGTGATGCTAAGCATGCATCTGAAGCTGACGCCGATAAGCAAAGTACCAGAACTAATGGATGAACATTTTAGGATGGGCCTAACACATTCGTTTGCACATTTTCACTTGTTTATTTCTCTCATACTGTACATCAGATAGgcctcttttttttcttttttttaaatgagccaTTTCCCCATTTCCAAACATGCATCAAGTGTCTTGTTTCTGATAATatattatacatacacacacactgctttccTTAATAAAAGCTCAATGTTGACCAATTTCAGACTGAGATATGCTTGTCCTTTACAGTAAATAAACCTGAATATTTGTTAAGTCGGAGTGGAAACCAAGTTGGTGTACAGGGTCTCTACTATGTGATCCTCAGTGCTAGACTTGTTTTTAAGAGCTTGAAAGCACCAGCCCAGTCAGACGACTTTGTGTGAAAGGCCTATTTTTATCTCAGAGCTCTGGCACAGAAACAGGTTGATAACTTGCAAGCTTGCTAGTATTCATTCCTTAGGGCTTTCTGCATTCCCTGTGAAAGAGAATTCTGTTCCCTTCACATCCGTTTGTGAGATTCCAGCCCAGAGACTCTCTCACATGCCACAGAGCAACAGTTCACGTCTCCAGCTTCAGGTAAATCTAACTTATTTCTGCTACCTTTTCCAGAACTCCCTTAAATACCTTTAACAGGTTGATGGTTGAAAGCTATGAGATGTTGCAGCAGTGGTATATTTTTCCAGATGCATAATCAAGCTGTCTGATTTATTAAGGTTTGTGAGGCAACGTAGGCATATTATGTTAGTGTCATATATTgacaaaaaacattttgttttggtCGTTTACACAACTGGATTAAGATTTTCTTTTTTTCAGGTCAGAAGCAATcgcaaaataaaatgttttatcaaTTACTAAACAGAAATGTGCAATACCAATACCGTTTTTTTCTGCTTCATTCCTAAAGGAAGAGGAAGCTAAGTGATTCATCAGACTGATGAGATCATTAGGATACTGGGATCCCAACCAGAACCAGTAGGCTTACACTGTTCAAGAACAGGTGCCTCCACATCTACCATTGTATTGTGTGTATGGATTTATATTGTATTATGTGAATGGATTTTGTATTGCCTTTGACCAGTCCAAGCTTTCCACCTGTGTAAATATGTATGGGTGTTTGTTTGCAATGCCATGATATATTGCTCTCTCTACCCAAGGCCAATGAGCACTGGACACAACTCTGAAAAGATGCCAAGTATTACATGGATATGGGACACCTGATGTTCGACCACTCTATGGCTACTTAAGTCGCCCATAGATAACCGTAACGACACCCAAAACATATTTAGAACACGCCTTACAAATTCATATAATGTGTAACTCTGCTGTTGGCATGCGTTTTTAAATAGTCAGATTGCATTTATGTCTTCTAGGGAAAACTACAGGCTCTTCTTTATGGAGATGCTGGGTAATGCTTGTACTCACCTTGATAGGTGGACAGTGACCGATGGTCAGTAGATGTGTTGTGGAGATGCTGAGCAGGCACAGTGTTATGGACAGTAGCATCACCTCGGTGAGGGTGGATGAATACAATCACTGCGCTAAATGTGCTTTCTCTACAGCGCTGTCCTTGACGTAAGAGCGTGTAGCTTGCAGAATGCATTTACTGTATGTTGCCTATTATCCTGTTTATTCtgtaaaaataaacatttgaaaggaaaatgcAATTTTTTCGTATGTATGTTTAGTTTCTGCATAGACGTTTTTCATATAGCATAAGCTACTGTATTTCTGTGACATGCATTTAAGTAAGTATATGAATATAAACTATTTTATAGGAATTATAGACATGTGGTTTCGTCGAGATGAAGGAAAATATGCCTTGATTTGAATGACTTTTGAATtaaacagtatcttaaataatccatcctttctatgcctgtgatatgtggttgtcattGATGGCCTACATTATATTAATGAAATAATTGGAATGAACTGCCTGCCAGTAAATTATTGAAGGGTAATGTAGTCCTAAAACCATTCCTGCAcattttcactggatgttgtgaCGTTTCTCCGGTTTGGCCATGAATTCATTTCTTAAATCCCCTGTCAGAGGCGCTGAGGCATCACTTAACTCGCGTGGCTCTGAAAGCTGTGGCGAGTCGGAGAACGGTTGCTGAGTAGGGATGCTGAGCTTGGTACTGCACCCCTCAAAGATGTACAGTTTGAACAGCATGTGACTGCAGAGCGGGACTAACGACCAGGAACGGAGCGAAGCGGACCATACATTCATTTAAAATTAGTAAGTAAACGAATGAAATGGAAAAATAATGTGCTGAGACGAATGACATTCCGAATGGGCCTAGATGTATTGCGCACGCTATAGTAAATTGATCAATTTTGCTTGCACTTGCAGTATTTTCCCGTGGCGGGAGTGTATCCAGACCGTTTTGCCAAAGTTATTTCCATAGCTCGAATGTCCGAGAGGAACTTTATTTTTGGGGGGATGCATTTGCCTTTTGCCTATCTATGCAAGTGCATTATGGCGTTTCATAAATCCAGCCTTGGATATGCTCTCCAGTGGCGAGGGACACCGCGCGCATCACGGGACCACTACGTATATTACATTTCTATCATATTTTCCTCGAATTTGTTTTCGAGAGAAGTATCACTCACACGGTTAAATTATACATTTCTCAATGTGAAACTAGAGGTGTCCGAATATGACGAAAATTGCTGAACTTTACAACTACGTTATCTGCATCTCCTTGAAGTCAGAGGCTCACGCATGCCCGCATCTAGCTATATATAGCCTACATATGACATCAGAAATGAAAGCGCAGGGCGGGATTCTGTCTGAGCTGCATAGAGTACATTATTTATGAATACAAAGAATACACAGAGAGCAGTGaaatttacacaggcagcccaattctgatattttaccCAATTGTTGGCAaaggagctgatctgattggtcaacagaccaattagtgggaaaaaaagatcagaattggtctgtgtgtaaacacagccatagtGTATGGTTCCAGCAGCATAGGCCTACACATCTGACACATCCTCAAACTAGATGGCAGTTCAATTATTATGTATTGGCCCACAATAATTGATTAAATTGAACCCTTTCCTTGCAGTCCCTCCGTTGGAAGGTCTCCAACTCTGGCAGCCATGGCTAACAGAGGACCCAGCTACGGACTGAGTAGGGAGGTTCAGGAGAAGATAGACCAGAAGTATACTCTGGACCTGGAGGCCAGACTGGTGGACTGGATCATCTTGCAGGTTGGGGGGAACATAGAGCGACCAGAGCCTGGGAGACTGAACTTCCAGAGCTGGCTCAAAGATGGAACAGTGAGTCTCTGAGCCAAACTCTGGTTGActtagggcagcaggtagcctagagaggAAGGCACATAGCGCTAATTGCTCCTGCAAGTCActatggataaaagtgtctgctaaaggactaaaatgtaaacataaCCTCATGCCTTTACTGTATTCTAAACCTAACTCTTAAAGATGCAGTCCGGGATCTTTTTCACAACAAATTTGTTACATATTGTATGAATtggatttgtaacatatcatacaaactgcaacaaaaaaacatttattttttttacttttgggGGGGAggatgtaacatatcatatgaaatggatgacgTAGTTCAGAAAAGACGGAGACCCATTTTGACTCatgagcaccactttcaaaactactggctgaaattatacagaAATTATGGAGCAACACTTtaaaacacacatatacagatAATCTCAGACTCTAATCCACCATGGTCATAATGTGCCATATTTGATAGCCTTAGGTATTATGGGGTTTCTCCTCCAAGCAACCAACCACTGCCACCCCTGATGAGGCTGGGTGGATGTAGGCCAGTTGTAGCCTGTCATTACAACATTTCATATCTCGTTACAGATTCTTTGTAGGCTCATTAACAGCCTATATCCCCCTGGTCAAGAGCCCATAAAGAAGATCCCAGAGACAAAAATGGTCTTCAAGCAGATGGAAAAGATCTCCCAGTTCCTGCATGCAGCTGAAGCTTATGGGCTGATCACCGGGGACCTTTTCCAGACTGTGGACCTGTGGGAAGGTACAGCTCTCCTAGTACAGTGGTGATTTCTCTCCAGCATAAACTCACATGCAGCAAACTGTTAGTTGTTATGATAGATAACTTCAGGTATGTAAATATATCGGTTCAATATAATATAACTTTCTGGAATGGATTACTTTGTCAAATCATACATTTTCTTCTACAAAAACAAATGTGCATTATAACCAATGAGGACCTACTAAAGCCAAATATGATATTGAAATATCTGTCTGGTATTTTGCGTGACAACAGGGAAGGATATGGCTGCCGTGCAAAGGACCTTGTCGGCTCTAGGCAGTATGGCACTCACAAAGGATGATGGTCAATATCGTGGTGAACCTGATTGGTTTCATAAGTAAGAAACGAATCAACTAATCATGTTTGTAATGAGTtctacaaaacagcaaaaataatTTGTCAATTTCTTTATTACATACCACTCTAAAATTAACTTTTTACAATGAGTCGCATTACCTaacccccactctctctcatcTGTTTGTTTATGCGtctatgttattactgtaggtgtAGGCCTTCCTATCTGACATAAATTTGATCTCTCTTGTACAAACATCTATCACTACAGGTAATTGACCAGTTGTGTCTCTCCTGTGCTTTCAGGAAAGCTCAGGGAAACCGGCGGGAGTTTTCTGAGGAGCAGCTGCGTCAAGGCCGTAGTCTGATTGGCATGCAGATGGGCGGCAACTCAGGGGCGTCTCAGTCTGGCATGACAGGGTATGGCATGCCACGCCAGATAATGTAAAAATGTCACTTGGCTCCCCTATAGGGATCCAAAGTTGCTATCTCATTAGCTCAGGGGCAGCGTGAAGTTTCCCTGATGATCTCTCTAAAGGGGTCCTAGATGTCACTTCATATAGGAAATCTGAGCGCTCTAACAGGGCATTACATACATCCTTCAAAAAAACCTTTTATGCGCTCACAGTGGCTCTacagctgcatttacacaggcagcccaattctgatattttttccactaattggtatttttacCAATCACAGATCTTTTTCCCCGAGGTGATCCAATTGGTCAAAAAACCAATTAGTGGGGGAAAgtaagatcagaattgggctgcctgtgtaaacagccTTCACTCAGTTACATGGTCAGGTGTGTCATTTCGATCAGTGTGGATATGTTGTCTGTGCATCAGACTGGTGTTCCAAGGTTTCTGTCAACACAGTTGTGACACGACAGCATGGAACTGTGCCATTGTCCAAGAAGACATTTTTGGTTATTTAGAAAAGTCATTGTAATGATAGTCACAATGGTATTACATTACAGTATTCTTTATTCAGGTAATTTACAGCACGACTAGTCTTATTTTTTACCACAGTGTGGAATGTGAATGCTATACGGCAATTATCTTTCACATAACTTTGTTGCATGCTAATGTTCAGTATTGAATGTTTTTTTCTGGTTTAATTTATATTACTTAATGTACACAGATGTATGAGTACTGTGTGAAATGTATCATGTTATGGAATATATTTACAGAATTTTCCCCCAATTGGTTTAAAAATCATCTAGGCCTGTATGGATTAAATCCTTCATGATGGTTTGGACTGAACAATCTCCCCCATTTGTCCTTTCCTCAAGCGAATGGCTGCTCCTTGCGACAGGATAGGTGAATCTTAGCCAGCTCTGCTGTCACAGTCAAGCACCAGATGGTTCTTTGCTCTCTGGGTTATGTCAATTCTGTAGTTCCAGCCAATCCTGTGCACATGTCCTAGTCATTGATGACAGTTAACCATTGAAAAACATTAACCATAGACCTGTCAAATAAGGTTCAGAGTAAATGTTAGCCATAACAGAAGTGACAAATTTAATTCCAGAAGTCAAAGAATACATCAAGCAAACATTTTTGTTTATTCAATAAGAGGAAACTATATCCAGGTACTATTATTAACCACATAATGGGACTACATTTTGTAATAGGCTGCATTAATTCATTTCAAATGGATAACAATGCTGTCAACAGTAACAGAAAATACTGGAATGTTAAAACTGGACAGAAACGTTTATACTAAAAACGGCCAATCTTCCTCTGGGAAGACTACAGGTGGACAGCAACCCTCTCAATCAGCTAAGGGCTGTTTATCTTCATCCATCTTTCTCTGAAAAGAAAATCAGTGGGATATTCAAATGGGGGTATTAACTCAATACCAAGAACACCAGCTACAACAGATCCCCTAAAAAGTCTCATATCTTTCCATTTGGTCAAGATTCCACAAGCAAAGGTAAAACTCGCTTGAATCAACAAGGTTTCCCTATGAAGGTGATGATTATTCAAGATATTTATTGTTAAGAACTAACATTTGACAGTgaaacctgaagaatgtattgtGGGCTCCAAGGTCAACTACATTTTCTTACCAATACACCACAAAGTAAGGATTCATAAGAATGACTTGTTATAGTTGAAAATTACCTTCAGGTTTAGGTAATGTTCCTCACTGCTACAGTGGACTGATTTGGCTGTTTTCTCATTGGTGTAGAAGATGTTGCACAGCTTGCAGAAGAATCCGGTCCTTGGCACCA
It encodes:
- the LOC106563606 gene encoding transgelin-3; translation: MANRGPSYGLSREVQEKIDQKYTLDLEARLVDWIILQVGGNIERPEPGRLNFQSWLKDGTILCRLINSLYPPGQEPIKKIPETKMVFKQMEKISQFLHAAEAYGLITGDLFQTVDLWEGKDMAAVQRTLSALGSMALTKDDGQYRGEPDWFHKKAQGNRREFSEEQLRQGRSLIGMQMGGNSGASQSGMTGYGMPRQIM
- the LOC106563603 gene encoding palmitoyl-protein thioesterase ABHD10, mitochondrial produces the protein MAYTLLGRFCRVFQLNVQRQAIMFSGVRHKSTVHYATRPDQPKLAYRKVKGKSPGVVFLPGFASNMGGKKAEALEEFCQSLGHSYLRFDYTGCGSSEGEIVDGTVGTWKRDVLYVLDELVEGPQILVGTSMGGWLMCLAAIARPERTAAMVGISTAADHFVTVYNTLPIEVRKEIEEKGQWVVPTKHNEEGSITFTTEFLKEAEQHCVLQSPIPVTCPVRLIHGMKDQDVPWHVSMQLAERVLSNDVDVILRKHGQHRMAEKEDIKLIVYTIDDLIDKLTTLV